A stretch of Cicer arietinum cultivar CDC Frontier isolate Library 1 chromosome 5, Cicar.CDCFrontier_v2.0, whole genome shotgun sequence DNA encodes these proteins:
- the LOC101515413 gene encoding uncharacterized protein isoform X1, which produces MPPKKKTRVKHPLKKNGMILPDIVAQVAQQVQAAVDQSPLDDDATTLAPLYGWRPTQGHVKLYTQQVVGPPPQPNEMPPKKKSRTKHPLNKNHVILPYMVSQTAQQVQAAADQSPLDDNATTLAPQYVQRRTLRHVKPPTQQGALHAPQPSEMPPKKKIRVKHPLKKNRVILPHMVSQTNQQVQAAADQSPLDDDATTLTPQCVWRRTQRHVKPPTQQVAVPPSQPNEVDHSEPTIVMMPTLGLVSMDTMHPSREDHISPSSTTNHSPSQPLTSFSSQHTSVSTNPSCLVPAPRGNRTKGSRYSRPIPETAPDGRPLIHPDGRGWLPCRVASRALTSVITSQYSDPYPSWGAIPPTMVECWFEKFGEKVAWLPEHDFQIRNIFKTKGSMRLSEILMEARNKRKRPSWMDESVWKELERIWMDPSYKKISVRAKKNRASCKGGSVHTCGSISVAEHTIRMAEELGRDPTLDEIFVKTHTKKDSSWVDDRAKKSYESFQDKLQKASQVEDASGSGSQAINPAARLDIWVQSVGGKNRGRIYGAGDRSSLYRPGVKCLTPDSRPSKGCSNVLSQYSGEVAAQIAAFEERAKAAEDEAREAREELRQVEQRRQEEVHLAEQRTAKFQRQLASLANSVASIQAESSRRRRRRRHRHRDYDEYESTSDESEDY; this is translated from the exons ATGCCTCCGAAAAAGAAGACTAGAGTCAAGCATCCTTTGAAGAAGAATGGCATGATTTTACCAGATATAGTAGCTCAGGTGGCTCAACAAGTACAAGCAGCAGTTGATCAATCCCCACTAGATGACGATGCCACTACACTAGCCCCACTGTATGGGTGGCGTCCCACCCAGGGACATGTAAAGCTTTATACCCAACAAGTTGTAGGGCCTCCGCCCCAGCCTAATGAG atgccTCCAAAAAAGAAGAGTAGAACCAAGCATCCTTTGAACAAGAACCATGTGATTTTACCGTATATGGTAAGTCAAACGGCTCAGCAGGTACAAGCAGCAGCTGATCAATCGCCACTAGATGACAATGCCACTACACTAGCCCCACAATATGTGCAACGCCGCACCCTGCGACATGTAAAGCCTCCTACGCAACAAGGTGCATTGCATGCGCCCCAACCTAGTGAG atGCCACCAAAAAAGAAGATTAGAGTCAAGCATCCTCTGAAGAAGAACCGTGTGATTTTACCACATATGGTAAGTCAGACGAATCAACAGGTACAAGCAGCAGCTGATCAATCGCCACTGGATGATGATGCCACTACACTAACCCCACAATGTGTGTGGCGTCGCACCCAGCGGCATGTAAAGCCTCCTACCCAACAAGTTGCAGTGCCTCCATCCCAACCTAATGAGGTGGATCACTCTGAACCAACTATAGTAATGATGCCAACACTGGGTTTGGTTTCGATGGACACAATGCATCCTTCTAGGGAGGACCACATTTCCCCGTCCTCGACTACTAATCATTCTCCATCGCAGCCATTGACATCCTTTTCTTCGCAACATACTTCAGTTTCGACTAATCCGTCATGTTTAGTACCTGCTCCGAGAGGTAATAGGACTAAGGGGTCACGATACTCCCGTCCTATCCCTGAGACTGCACCTGATGGGAGGCCATTGATTCATCCGGATGGTCGAGG GTGGTTACCATGTAGGGTGGCCTCTAGGGCCCTCACCTCAGTCATTACATCACAATATAGTGATCCGTACCCTAGTTGGGGAGCAATCCCACCAACTATGGTGGAATGCTGGTTCGAAAAATTTGGT GAAAAAGTTGCTTGGTTGCCTGAGCATGATTTTCAAATTAGGAATATCTTCAAAACTAAAGGATCAATGCGTCTTTCTGAGATATTGATGGAGGCGAGGAACAAGCGCAAGCGTCCATCTTGGATGGATGAGAGTGTTTGGAAAGAACTTGAGAGGATATGGATGGATCCATCCTATAAGAAGATATCAGTTCGAGCTAAGAAAAACCGTGCTTCTTGTAAAGGAGGATCTGTCCATACTTGTGGATCTATATCAGTCGCTGAGCATACCATACGAATG GCTGAAGAGTTGGGTAGAGATCCCACATTGGATGAGATCTTCGTAAAAACACACACCAAGAAGGACTCCTCTTGGGTTGATGATAGAGCAAAAAAATCATAT GAATCCTTTCAGGATAAGTTGCAAAAGGCCTCCCAAGTTGAGGATGCATCTGGTAGTGGCTCTCAAGCCATTAACCCCGCAGCTCGTTTAGACATATGGGTCCAATCTGTTGGGGGAAAGAATCGAGGACGTATTTACGGTGCTGGAGATAGATCCTCGCTGTATAGACCAGGTGTCAAATGTCTAACCCCAGATTCTCGTCCATCTAAAGGTTGCTCCAATGTCCTATCTCAATACTCTGGCGAGGTGGCTGCACAAATAGCAGCATTTGAGGAGCGAGCAAAGGCGGCAGAGGATGAGGCAAGAGAAGCGCGGGAAGAGCTTAGGCAAGTAGAGCAGCGTCGACAAGAGGAAGTTCACCTGGCAGAGCAGCGCACTGCGAAGTTTCAGAGGCAGCTAGCATCATTAGCAAATAGTGTAGCTTCCATACAGGCTGAGTCCTCCCGTCGTCGTCGCCGTCGTCGTCATCGTCATCGAGATTATGATGAGTATGAGTCTACCAGTGATGAGAGTGAGGACTATTGA
- the LOC101515413 gene encoding uncharacterized protein isoform X3 has protein sequence MPPKKKTRVKHPLKKNGMILPDIVAQVAQQVQAAVDQSPLDDDATTLAPLYGWRPTQGHVKLYTQQVVGPPPQPNEMPPKKKSRTKHPLNKNHVILPYMMPPKKKIRVKHPLKKNRVILPHMVSQTNQQVQAAADQSPLDDDATTLTPQCVWRRTQRHVKPPTQQVAVPPSQPNEVDHSEPTIVMMPTLGLVSMDTMHPSREDHISPSSTTNHSPSQPLTSFSSQHTSVSTNPSCLVPAPRGNRTKGSRYSRPIPETAPDGRPLIHPDGRGWLPCRVASRALTSVITSQYSDPYPSWGAIPPTMVECWFEKFGEKVAWLPEHDFQIRNIFKTKGSMRLSEILMEARNKRKRPSWMDESVWKELERIWMDPSYKKISVRAKKNRASCKGGSVHTCGSISVAEHTIRMAEELGRDPTLDEIFVKTHTKKDSSWVDDRAKKSYESFQDKLQKASQVEDASGSGSQAINPAARLDIWVQSVGGKNRGRIYGAGDRSSLYRPGVKCLTPDSRPSKGCSNVLSQYSGEVAAQIAAFEERAKAAEDEAREAREELRQVEQRRQEEVHLAEQRTAKFQRQLASLANSVASIQAESSRRRRRRRHRHRDYDEYESTSDESEDY, from the exons ATGCCTCCGAAAAAGAAGACTAGAGTCAAGCATCCTTTGAAGAAGAATGGCATGATTTTACCAGATATAGTAGCTCAGGTGGCTCAACAAGTACAAGCAGCAGTTGATCAATCCCCACTAGATGACGATGCCACTACACTAGCCCCACTGTATGGGTGGCGTCCCACCCAGGGACATGTAAAGCTTTATACCCAACAAGTTGTAGGGCCTCCGCCCCAGCCTAATGAG atgccTCCAAAAAAGAAGAGTAGAACCAAGCATCCTTTGAACAAGAACCATGTGATTTTACCGTATATG atGCCACCAAAAAAGAAGATTAGAGTCAAGCATCCTCTGAAGAAGAACCGTGTGATTTTACCACATATGGTAAGTCAGACGAATCAACAGGTACAAGCAGCAGCTGATCAATCGCCACTGGATGATGATGCCACTACACTAACCCCACAATGTGTGTGGCGTCGCACCCAGCGGCATGTAAAGCCTCCTACCCAACAAGTTGCAGTGCCTCCATCCCAACCTAATGAGGTGGATCACTCTGAACCAACTATAGTAATGATGCCAACACTGGGTTTGGTTTCGATGGACACAATGCATCCTTCTAGGGAGGACCACATTTCCCCGTCCTCGACTACTAATCATTCTCCATCGCAGCCATTGACATCCTTTTCTTCGCAACATACTTCAGTTTCGACTAATCCGTCATGTTTAGTACCTGCTCCGAGAGGTAATAGGACTAAGGGGTCACGATACTCCCGTCCTATCCCTGAGACTGCACCTGATGGGAGGCCATTGATTCATCCGGATGGTCGAGG GTGGTTACCATGTAGGGTGGCCTCTAGGGCCCTCACCTCAGTCATTACATCACAATATAGTGATCCGTACCCTAGTTGGGGAGCAATCCCACCAACTATGGTGGAATGCTGGTTCGAAAAATTTGGT GAAAAAGTTGCTTGGTTGCCTGAGCATGATTTTCAAATTAGGAATATCTTCAAAACTAAAGGATCAATGCGTCTTTCTGAGATATTGATGGAGGCGAGGAACAAGCGCAAGCGTCCATCTTGGATGGATGAGAGTGTTTGGAAAGAACTTGAGAGGATATGGATGGATCCATCCTATAAGAAGATATCAGTTCGAGCTAAGAAAAACCGTGCTTCTTGTAAAGGAGGATCTGTCCATACTTGTGGATCTATATCAGTCGCTGAGCATACCATACGAATG GCTGAAGAGTTGGGTAGAGATCCCACATTGGATGAGATCTTCGTAAAAACACACACCAAGAAGGACTCCTCTTGGGTTGATGATAGAGCAAAAAAATCATAT GAATCCTTTCAGGATAAGTTGCAAAAGGCCTCCCAAGTTGAGGATGCATCTGGTAGTGGCTCTCAAGCCATTAACCCCGCAGCTCGTTTAGACATATGGGTCCAATCTGTTGGGGGAAAGAATCGAGGACGTATTTACGGTGCTGGAGATAGATCCTCGCTGTATAGACCAGGTGTCAAATGTCTAACCCCAGATTCTCGTCCATCTAAAGGTTGCTCCAATGTCCTATCTCAATACTCTGGCGAGGTGGCTGCACAAATAGCAGCATTTGAGGAGCGAGCAAAGGCGGCAGAGGATGAGGCAAGAGAAGCGCGGGAAGAGCTTAGGCAAGTAGAGCAGCGTCGACAAGAGGAAGTTCACCTGGCAGAGCAGCGCACTGCGAAGTTTCAGAGGCAGCTAGCATCATTAGCAAATAGTGTAGCTTCCATACAGGCTGAGTCCTCCCGTCGTCGTCGCCGTCGTCGTCATCGTCATCGAGATTATGATGAGTATGAGTCTACCAGTGATGAGAGTGAGGACTATTGA
- the LOC101515413 gene encoding uncharacterized protein isoform X2 produces MPPKKKTRVKHPLKKNGMILPDIVAQVAQQVQAAVDQSPLDDDATTLAPLYGWRPTQGHVKLYTQQVVGPPPQPNEMPPKKKSRTKHPLNKNHVILPYMVSQTAQQMPPKKKIRVKHPLKKNRVILPHMVSQTNQQVQAAADQSPLDDDATTLTPQCVWRRTQRHVKPPTQQVAVPPSQPNEVDHSEPTIVMMPTLGLVSMDTMHPSREDHISPSSTTNHSPSQPLTSFSSQHTSVSTNPSCLVPAPRGNRTKGSRYSRPIPETAPDGRPLIHPDGRGWLPCRVASRALTSVITSQYSDPYPSWGAIPPTMVECWFEKFGEKVAWLPEHDFQIRNIFKTKGSMRLSEILMEARNKRKRPSWMDESVWKELERIWMDPSYKKISVRAKKNRASCKGGSVHTCGSISVAEHTIRMAEELGRDPTLDEIFVKTHTKKDSSWVDDRAKKSYESFQDKLQKASQVEDASGSGSQAINPAARLDIWVQSVGGKNRGRIYGAGDRSSLYRPGVKCLTPDSRPSKGCSNVLSQYSGEVAAQIAAFEERAKAAEDEAREAREELRQVEQRRQEEVHLAEQRTAKFQRQLASLANSVASIQAESSRRRRRRRHRHRDYDEYESTSDESEDY; encoded by the exons ATGCCTCCGAAAAAGAAGACTAGAGTCAAGCATCCTTTGAAGAAGAATGGCATGATTTTACCAGATATAGTAGCTCAGGTGGCTCAACAAGTACAAGCAGCAGTTGATCAATCCCCACTAGATGACGATGCCACTACACTAGCCCCACTGTATGGGTGGCGTCCCACCCAGGGACATGTAAAGCTTTATACCCAACAAGTTGTAGGGCCTCCGCCCCAGCCTAATGAG atgccTCCAAAAAAGAAGAGTAGAACCAAGCATCCTTTGAACAAGAACCATGTGATTTTACCGTATATGGTAAGTCAAACGGCTCAGCAG atGCCACCAAAAAAGAAGATTAGAGTCAAGCATCCTCTGAAGAAGAACCGTGTGATTTTACCACATATGGTAAGTCAGACGAATCAACAGGTACAAGCAGCAGCTGATCAATCGCCACTGGATGATGATGCCACTACACTAACCCCACAATGTGTGTGGCGTCGCACCCAGCGGCATGTAAAGCCTCCTACCCAACAAGTTGCAGTGCCTCCATCCCAACCTAATGAGGTGGATCACTCTGAACCAACTATAGTAATGATGCCAACACTGGGTTTGGTTTCGATGGACACAATGCATCCTTCTAGGGAGGACCACATTTCCCCGTCCTCGACTACTAATCATTCTCCATCGCAGCCATTGACATCCTTTTCTTCGCAACATACTTCAGTTTCGACTAATCCGTCATGTTTAGTACCTGCTCCGAGAGGTAATAGGACTAAGGGGTCACGATACTCCCGTCCTATCCCTGAGACTGCACCTGATGGGAGGCCATTGATTCATCCGGATGGTCGAGG GTGGTTACCATGTAGGGTGGCCTCTAGGGCCCTCACCTCAGTCATTACATCACAATATAGTGATCCGTACCCTAGTTGGGGAGCAATCCCACCAACTATGGTGGAATGCTGGTTCGAAAAATTTGGT GAAAAAGTTGCTTGGTTGCCTGAGCATGATTTTCAAATTAGGAATATCTTCAAAACTAAAGGATCAATGCGTCTTTCTGAGATATTGATGGAGGCGAGGAACAAGCGCAAGCGTCCATCTTGGATGGATGAGAGTGTTTGGAAAGAACTTGAGAGGATATGGATGGATCCATCCTATAAGAAGATATCAGTTCGAGCTAAGAAAAACCGTGCTTCTTGTAAAGGAGGATCTGTCCATACTTGTGGATCTATATCAGTCGCTGAGCATACCATACGAATG GCTGAAGAGTTGGGTAGAGATCCCACATTGGATGAGATCTTCGTAAAAACACACACCAAGAAGGACTCCTCTTGGGTTGATGATAGAGCAAAAAAATCATAT GAATCCTTTCAGGATAAGTTGCAAAAGGCCTCCCAAGTTGAGGATGCATCTGGTAGTGGCTCTCAAGCCATTAACCCCGCAGCTCGTTTAGACATATGGGTCCAATCTGTTGGGGGAAAGAATCGAGGACGTATTTACGGTGCTGGAGATAGATCCTCGCTGTATAGACCAGGTGTCAAATGTCTAACCCCAGATTCTCGTCCATCTAAAGGTTGCTCCAATGTCCTATCTCAATACTCTGGCGAGGTGGCTGCACAAATAGCAGCATTTGAGGAGCGAGCAAAGGCGGCAGAGGATGAGGCAAGAGAAGCGCGGGAAGAGCTTAGGCAAGTAGAGCAGCGTCGACAAGAGGAAGTTCACCTGGCAGAGCAGCGCACTGCGAAGTTTCAGAGGCAGCTAGCATCATTAGCAAATAGTGTAGCTTCCATACAGGCTGAGTCCTCCCGTCGTCGTCGCCGTCGTCGTCATCGTCATCGAGATTATGATGAGTATGAGTCTACCAGTGATGAGAGTGAGGACTATTGA
- the LOC101515091 gene encoding annexin-like protein RJ4: MATLIAPINHFPVEDANALHTAFKGWGADDKTIIAILGHRNVYQRQQIRKAYEELFQEDLIKRLESEISGDFERAVYRWMLEPADRDAVLINVAVRNGSKDYHVVAEIASVLSAEELLAVRRAYHNRYKRSIEEDVAAHTTGHLRQLLVGLVSSFRYEGDEINAKLAQNEANIIHESVKEKKGNNEEEVIRILTTRSKTQLVATFNRYRDEHGTSISKKLLDQTSDDFHKALHTVIRCINDHTKYYEKVLRNAIKKFGTDEDGLNRVIVTRAEKDLRDIKELYYKRNSVHLEDAVSKEISGDYKKFILTLLGKQD; this comes from the exons ATGGCTACCCTTATTGCTCCCATCAACCATTTCCCTGTTGAGGATGCAAATGCCCTTCACACTGCTTTCAAAG GATGGGGTGCTGATGACAAGACCATCATAGCAATATTGGGTCATAGAAATGTTTATCAAAGGCAACAAATTAGAAAAGCTTATGAAGAACTTTTTCAAGAGGATCTCATCAAACGTCTTGAGTCAGAAATTTCCGGTGACTTTGAG AGAGCTGTGTACCGTTGGATGTTGGAGCCTGCAGACCGTGATGCTGTTTTGATCAATGTAGCAGTTAGGAATGGCAGCAAAGACTATCATGTTGTTGCTGAAATTGCTTCTGTGCTATCAGCTGAAGAGCTCTTAGCAGTGAGGCGCGCCTATCATAACCGCTACAAGCGTTCCATCGAAGAAGATGTGGCCGCTCACACCACTGGTCATCTTCGTCAG CTTTTGGTTGGATTGGTGAGCTCATTTAGGTATGAGGGAGATGAAATCAATGCAAAATTAGCACAAAATGAAGCTAATATTATTCATGAAAGTGTCAAGGAAAAGAAAGGCaacaatgaagaagaagtcatTAGGATTCTCACTACAAGGAGCAAGACTCAACTTGTGGCAACTTTCAATCGCTATAGAGATGAACATGGAACATCCATTAGTAAG AAATTGTTGGATCAAACATCTGATGACTTCCACAAGGCATTGCACACAGTTATCCGTTGCATCAATGACCATACAAAGTACTATGAGAAG GTTCTGCGCAATGCAATCAAAAAATTTGGAACAGATGAGGATGGACTCAACCGTGTGATTGTCACAAGGGCTGAGAAGGATTTAAGGGATATCAAAGAGCTCTACTACAAGAGAAATAGTGTTCATCTTGAAGATGCAGTCTCCAAGGAAATCTCAGGAGACTACAAGAAGTTCATCCTCACTCTTTTGGGAAAACAAGACTAA
- the LOC113784415 gene encoding putative disease resistance RPP13-like protein 1 — MMATIVTKQTLVLVIKLVEKIDSREFSVVFKNTKFHFSLLLNLKETLSRLLTVINDAEEKLFTDPHMKELLVMLRYDVYKAGKLLGNVRYNVYETLTSKVRKKLFILFHRIYSNKQKLIERLSLSNYVPFRNLTSSVVADESCIYGRDDDQKLLKGLLLSSDSDSKIRVISIVGMVGIGKTTLAKLLYNDPQVKDNFDLKVWAYISKHFDVLTVIKTILESIASQTISSDNMDSQPLESFIAKRNDTNDVKTIDQNLLLVTLLQILSTKKFLLVLDDVLDAKSVDWIYMMDIFNVGKMGSRIIITTRNEKVALSMQTFLFVHYMRPIGSEDCGFIIAAHSYVACNYNNIDFETIFAEKCDGSPLAAITLGRAFHRITLSQHYEQSFELECNILRLANYEVRNALESSYLHLSDPLQRCFAYCSIFPKKSILNKKMVVQLWIAEGLVELPTSQQSLEKVGEEYFDVLVSWSLIQRRSINDEEANFEMHNLIHDLATVLSSVLLERVHSLSYNRGLYDSFNKFDKVDGLKYQRTFLALPLQEQLPLCLLSNKVVHDLLPTMEQLRVLSLSNYKSIIEVPNSIGNLLYLRYLNLSRTKIERLPSETCKLHNLQFLLLSGCKRLTELPEDIGKLVNLRHLDVSDTALREMPVQIVKLESLQILSDFVVSKRNGGLKVAELGKFPHLHGKLSISQLQNVNDPFEAFQAGMKMKEQIDGLALEWDSGSSFSNSQIQSVVFEHLQPSTNLKSLTIKGYGGINFPNWLGNFLFGNMMYLRISNCDNCIWLPPLGQLGNLKELIIDSMLSIKSVGTEFYGSDSSPSFQPFPSLETLHFEDMPNLEKWNIIGGTAIKFPSLKSLLLIKCPKLIGNIPDKLPSLIEYDLREHDLQVESRHSYDNGKNITIIPLSDVLSQLMFPPNSLQKLTIDGFPSLTSFPRDGLPKTLKFLIISNCENLEFLPNEYLHNYSSLEELKISYSCNSMISFTLGALPILKSLFIEGCKNLKSILITEDASQKSLSFLRSIRIWDCNEFESFPPGGLATPNLVYIAMWKCEKLCSLPQAMNTLTDLQEMEIDNLPNLQSFVVDDLPISLQVLTIGSVGGIMWNTGPTWEHLNRLSMLRIKGSDTVNLLMVPLLPASLVTLCICGLNDTRIDRKWFASQSPVDVAN; from the coding sequence ATGATGGCGACTATTGTGACAAAACAAACACTTGTTCTCGTCATCAAATTAGTAGAAAAGATTGATTCTCGTGAATTCTCTGTCGTCTTCAAGAACACGAAGTTTCACTTTTCGCTCTTGCTAAATCTGAAAGAAACACTGTCGAGGCTTCTAACTGTAATTAACGATGCGGAGGAAAAACTATTTACCGATCCTCATATGAAAGAATTGCTGGTTATGTTGAGATATGATGTTTATAAAGCTGGCAAATTACTTGGCAATGTGCGTTACAATGTGTATGAAACCCTAACTTCTAAGGTgcggaaaaaattatttattctttttcatCGGATTTATTCTAACAagcaaaaattaattgaaagatTAAGTCTTTCTAATTATGTTCCCTTTCGAAATCTTACAAGCTCTGTAGTGGCTGATGAATCTTGTATTTATGGAAGAGACGATGATCAAAAGTTACTTAAAGGTCTTTTGCTGTCTAGTGATTCTGATAGTAAAATCAGAGTTATTTCCATTGTTGGTATGGTAGGGATTGGTAAAACAACCCTTGCTAAACTCCTTTACAATGATCCCCAAGTAAAGGACAATTTTGACTTAAAAGTGTGGGCTTATATCTCAAAACATTTTGATGTTTTGACGGTTATTAAAACCATTCTTGAATCTATTGCTTCCCAAACAATCAGTAGTGATAACATGGATTCTCAACCTCTTGAATCTTTCATTGCAAAAAGAAATGACACTAATGATGTGAAAACCATTGACCAGAATCTTTTATTAGTGACATTGCTGCAAATTTTAAGCACTAAAAAGTTTCTGTTAGTATTGGATGACGTTTTGGATGCAAAATCTGTCGATTGGATATATATGATGGACATCTTTAATGTCGGGAAAATGGGAAGTAGGATCATCATCACAACACGGAATGAAAAAGTTGCACTATCCATGCAAACTTTTCTTTTTGTCCACTATATGAGACCTATTGGAAGTGAAGATTGCGGGTTTATAATTGCCGCACATTCTTATGTAGCATGTAACTATAACAACATTGATTTTGAAACTATTTTTGCGGAAAAATGTGATGGATCACCATTAGCTGCAATTACACTCGGAAGGGCTTTTCATCGCATCACACTTTCTCAACATTATGAGCAGAGTTTTGAGCTAGAATGTAACATTTTGAGATTGGCAAATTATGAGGTGCGCAATGCTCTAGAATCGAGCTACCTTCATCTTTCGGATCCTTTACAACGATGCTTTGCATATTGTTCAATTTTTCCGAAGAAGTCCATCTTAAATAAAAAGATGGTAGTTCAATTGTGGATTGCAGAAGGCTTAGTAGAATTGCCCACAAGTCAACAAAGTTTGGAAAaagttggagaagaatacttTGATGTACTAGTGTCATGGTCGTTGATACAACGACGATCTATCAATGATGAGGAAGCAAACTTTGAAATGCATAACCTCATCCATGATTTAGCTACAGTGCTTTCATCAGTTCTACTTGAAAGAGTACATAGTTTGTCATACAATAGAGGGCTATATGActcatttaataaatttgataaagtgGATGGATTAAAATATCAAAGAACCTTTCTAGCTTTACCATTACAAGAACAGTTACCTCTTTGTTTACTATCGAACAAGGTAGTACATGACTTGCTGCCAACAATGGAACAGTTACGTGTCTTATCTTTGTCAAACTACAAGAGTATAATTGAGGTTCCCAACTCTATCGGAAATTTATTATACCTGAGGTACTTAAATCTTTCTCGCACTAAGATTGAAAGGTTGCCTTCTGAAACATGCAAACTTCACAATCTGCAATTCTTGTTGTTGTCAGGCTGTAAAAGGCTCACTGAATTGCCAGAGGACATCGGAAAATTGGTTAATCTACGCCACCTTGACGTTAGTGACACTGCATTGAGGGAGATGCCTGTACAAATAGTCAAACTAGAAAGTCTCCAAATTTTATCCGACTTTGTTGTTAGCAAACGTAATGGTGGATTGAAGGTTGCAGAACTAGGAAAATTTCCCCACCTACATGGAAAACTTTCCATCTCCCAACTACAAAATGTTAACGATCCCTTTGAAGCTTTTCAAGCTGGTATGAAGATGAAAGAACAAATAGACGGGTTAGCTTTAGAATGGGATTCTGGGAGCAGTTTTTCAAATTCACAAATTCAAAGTGTTGTATTTGAACATTTGCAACCCTCAACAAATTTGAAAAGTCTCACCATCAAAGGCTATGGTGGAATCAACTTTCCAAATTGGTTgggtaattttttatttggcaaCATGATGTATTTAAGGATCTCAAATTGTGATAATTGTATATGGCTTCCACCCCTTGGACAATTAGGTAATTTGAAAGAACTCATTATTGATTCGATGCTCTCAATAAAGAGTGTTGGTACTGAGTTTTATGGAAGTGATAGTTCTCCTTCATTTCAACCATTTCCCTCGTTAGAGACTCTACACTTTGAGGATATGCCTAATTTGGAGAAGTGGAACATAATCGGAGGTACAGCTATAAAGTTTCCTAGTCTTAAAAGTCTGTTACTAATTAAGTGTCCAAAATTGATAGGAAACATACCCGACAAACTTCCTTCCTTAATTGAATATGACTTAAGGGAACATGATCTGCAAGTGGAGTCAAGACATTCATATGATAATGGCAAGAATATAACTATAATTCCATTATCAGATGTATTGAGCCAATTGATGTTCCCTCCAAATTCTCTTCAAAAGTTGACCATAGACGGCTTTCCATCTCTGACGTCTTTTCCAAGAGATGGTCTACCAAAAACTTTGAAATTTCTTATAATCAGTAATTGTGAGAATCTAGAGTTCCTTCCTAATGAATACTTGCACAATTACTCATCTCTCGAAGAATTGAAAATATCTTATAGCTGTAATTCCATGATATCATTTACGTTGGGTGCTCTCCCTATCCTCAAGAGTCTGTTTATCGAGGGTTGTAAAAATCTAAAATCGATATTAATTACAGAAGATGCGTCGCAAAAAAGTCTCTCGTTTCTTAGAAGCATCAGAATATGGGATTGTAATGAGTTTGAGTCATTTCCCCCAGGTGGATTAGCCACTCCAAACCTTGTTTATATTGCAATGTGGAAATGTGAGAAGCTTTGTTCACTGCCACAAGCAATGAACACTCTAACTGACCTTCAAGAAATGGAAATTGATAATCTACCAAATCTTCAATCTTTTGTCGTAGATGATTTACCTATCAGTTTACAGGTATTGACTATTGGCTCTGTTGGAGGGATTATGTGGAATACTGGCCCAACTTGGGAACATCTCAATCGCCTGTCGATGTTGCGAATTAAAGGTAGTGATACGGTGAACTTGTTGATGGTGCCATTGCTACCGGCATCTCTCGTGACACTATGCATTTGTGGTCTTAATGATACAAGAATTGATAGGAAGTGGTTTGCATCTCAATCGCCTGTCGATGTTGCGAATTAA